From Rhinolophus sinicus isolate RSC01 linkage group LG15, ASM3656204v1, whole genome shotgun sequence, the proteins below share one genomic window:
- the MAP3K14 gene encoding mitogen-activated protein kinase kinase kinase 14 isoform X1 — MAVMEMACPGAPGSAVGQQKELAKAKEKTQAMGKKQSSINKLEAVEKSPVFCGKWEILNDVITKGTAKEGSEGGQAAISIIAQAECENSQEFSPTFSERIFIAGSKQYSQSESLDQIPNNVAHATEGKMARVCWKGKHRSKARKKRKKKSSKSLAQVGVALARPLPRTPEQESCTVPVQEDESPLGAPYVRNAPQFTKPLKEPDLGPLCFKKLGEGFRPALPRSELHKLISPLQCLNHVWKLHHPQDAGPLPQPAHPFPYSRLPHPFPFHPLQPWKPHPLESFFLGKLACVDSQQPLPGPPLGKLACIDSQKPLPGPPLEPSCPPRGTCEKFSVEEYLVHALQGSVSPGQAHSLTSLAKTWSVGGSRPQEPSPKTEDSEGVLLTQKLKPVDYEYREEVHWATRQPCLGRGSFGEVHRMEDKQTGFQCAVKKVRVDVFRAEELIACAGLTSPRIVPLYGAVKEGPWVNIFMELLEGGSLGQLIKQKGCLPEDRALYYLGQALEGLEYLHTRRILHGDVKADNVLLSNDGSRAALCDFGHAVRLRPDGLGKSLLTGDYIPGTETHMAPEVVMGKPCDAKVDVWSSCCMMLHMLNGCHPWTQYFRGPLCLKIASEPPPVREIPPSCTPLTAQALEEGLRKEPVHRASAVELEGKVSLALQHVGGLKSPWRGEYKEPRHPPPRPAHSHQTLSVQPSELSPGALGPQPADDTAGGAPKLQPPLPPDPPERNKYPSLNWGKEESGTWEPLPLSSLDPAPTKNPSSPERKATFPEQELQQLEIELFLNSLSQPFSLEEQEQILSCLSVDSLSLSDDSEKNPSKASQSSRDTLSSGVHSWSSQAEARSSSWNMVLARGRPTDTPSYFNGVKVQIQSLNGEHLHIREFHRVKVGDIATGISSQIPATAFSLVTKDGQPVHYDMEVPDSGIDLQCTLAPDGSFAWSWRVKHGQLENRP; from the exons ATGGCAGTGATGGAAATGGCCTGCCCAGGTGCCCCTGGCTCGGCAGTCGGGCAGCAGAAGGAGCTCGCCAAAGCCAAAGAGAAGACACAGGCAATGGGGAAGAAGCAAAGCTCCATCAACAAGCTTGAGGCTGTGGAGAAGAGCCCCGTGTTCTGCGGGAAGTGGGAGATCCTGAACGACGTGATTACCAAAGGCACAGCCAAGGAAGGCTCCGAGGGAGGGCAGGCTGCCATCTCCATCATTGCCCAGGCCGAAT gtGAGAATAGCCAAGAGTTCAGCCCCACATTTTCAGAACGGATTTTCATCGCTGGGTCGAAACAGTACAG CCAGTCTGAGAGCCTGGATCAAATCCCTAACAATGTGGCCCACGCAACAGAGGGCAAAATGGCCCGGGTGTGTTGGAAGGGGAAGCATCGTAGCAAAGCCCGGAAGAAACGCAAGAAGAAGAGCTCGAAGTCCCTGGCTCAGGTGGGAGTGGCCTTGGCCAGACCCCTCCCCAGAACTCCTGAGCAGGAAAGCTGCACAGTCCCGGTTCAG GAGGATGAGTCCCCACTTGGTGCCCCGTATGTTAGAAATGCACCCCAGTTCACCAAGCCTCTGAAGGAGCCAGACCTTGGCCCACTCTGTTTTAAGAAACTCGGGGAGGGCTTCCGGCCTGCACTGCCTCGATCTGAACTCCACAAACTGATCAGCCCCTTGCAATGTCTAAACCATGTGTGGAAACTCCACCACCCCCAGGATGCCGGCCCCCTGCCCCAGCCCGCTCACCCCTTCCCCTACAGCAGGCTGCCCCATCCCTTCCCATTTCACCCTCTCCAGCCCTGGAAACCTCACCCCCTAGAGTCCTTCTTCCTGGGCAAACTGGCCTGTGTAGATAGCCAGCAGCCCCTGCCCGGCCCACCCCTGGGCAAATTGGCCTGTATAGACAGTCAGAAGCCCCTGCCTGGTCCACCTCTGGAGCCCAGCTGCCCACCTCGCGGCACGTGTGAGAAGTTTTCTGTGGAAGAGTACCTGGTACACGCTCTGCAAGGCAGCGTGAGCCCCGGCCAGGCCCACAGCCTGACGAGCCTGGCCAAGACCTGGTCGGTGGGGGGCTCCAGGCCCCAAGAGCCCAGCCCCAAAACTGAGGACAGCGAGGGGGTCCTGCTTA CCCAGAAACTGAAGCCAGTGGATTATGAGTACCGAGAGGAGGTCCACTGGGCCACGCGGCAGCCCTGCCTGGGCAGGGGCTCCTTCGGAGAGGTGCACAGGATGGAGGACAAGCAGACTGGCTTCCAGTGTGCAGTCAAAAAG GTGCGAGTCGATGTGTTCCGGGCAGAGGAGTTGATAGCATGTGCAGGATTGACCTCGCCCAGAATCGTCCCCTTGTATGGAGCAGTGAAGGAAGGTCCTTGGGTCAACATCTTCATGGAACTGCTGGAAG GTGGCTCGCTGGGCCAGCTCATAAAGCAGAAGGGCTGTCTGCCGGAGGACCGAGCCCTTTACTATCTGGGCCAGGCCCTGGAAGGACTGGAATACCTCCATACCCGCAGGATTCTACACGGCGATGTCAAAG CTGACAATGTGCTTCTGTCCAATGACGGGAGCCGTGCAGCCCTCTGTGACTTTGGCCATGCTGTGCGCCTTCGACCTGATGGCCTAGGGAAGTCCTTGCTCACAG GGGACTACATCCCTGGCACAGAGACACACATGGCTCCAGAGGTGGTGATGGGTAAGCCCTGTGACGCCAAGGTGGACGTCTGGAGCAGCTGTTGCATGATGCTACACATGCTCAATGGCTGCCACCCTTGGACCCAGTACTTCCGAGGGCCACTCTGCCTCAAG ATTGCCAGCGAGCCTCCGCCTGTGAGGGAGATCCCCCCATCCTGCACCCCTCTCACAGCCCAGGCCTTAGAGGAGGGGCTGAGGAAAGAGCCTGTTCACCGAGCGTCCGCAGTGGAGCTGGAGGGGAAGGTCAGCCTGGCACTGCAGCACG TGGGAGGTCTGAAGAGCCCTTGGAGGGGAGAGTATAAAGAGCCAAGACATCCGCCGCCACGCCCAGCCCACTCTCATCAGACTCTGAGTGTCCAGCCAAGCGAGCTGTCACCAGGGGCCCTGGGACCCCAACCAGCTGACGACACAGCAGGCGGGGCGCCCAAGCTCCAGCCTCCTCTACCCCCAGACCCCCCAGAGCGGAACAAGTATCCAAGCTTGAACTGGGGCAAGGAGGAGTCTGGGACATGGGAACCCTTGCCTCTGTCCTCCCTGGACCCGGCCCCCACCAAAAACCCCAGCTCACCAGAGCGGAAGGCAACCTTTCCGGAGCAGGAACTGCAGCAACTGGAAATAG AACTATTTCTCAACAGCCTATCCCAGCCATTTTCTCTGGAGGAGCAGGAGCAAATTCTCTCGTGCCTCAGTGTCGACAGCCTCTCCCTGTCAGATGACAGTGAAAAG AACCCGTCCAAGGCCTCTCAGAGCTCGCGGGACACCCTGAGCTCCGGCGTGCACTCGTGGAGCAGCCAGGCCGAGGCTCGCAGCTCCAGCTGGAACATGGTGCTGGCCCGGGGACGGCCCACTGACACTCCGAGCTATTTCAATG GTGTGAAAGTCCAAATCCAGTCTCTCAATGGCGAACACCTGCACATCCGGGAGTTCCACCGGGTTAAGGTGGGAGACATCGCCACTGGCATCAGCAGCCAG ATCCCAGCCACAGCCTTCAGCTTGGTGACTAAGGACGGGCAACCTGTGCATTACGACATGGAGGTGCCAGACTCGGGCATCGATCTGCAGTGCACCCTGGCCCCAGATGGCAGCTTCGCCTGGAGCTGGAGGGTCAAGCATGGCCAGCTGGAGAACAGGCCCTAA
- the SPATA32 gene encoding spermatogenesis-associated protein 32, with product MSSGQGVWEGNRTVNWCQGGPWGQVSPQLSVEAFHLENEWLELEPPHNMDLDLSSELQLEMDLEAEAVPQLESCLTPEFKPEAYLEANLDTNSEDFEQQGCSIESLHPYTEDEEGPAQWDATLWSVRSTSSCLSSLEEEEVSTAHRSIHLQTSKHLFWADKLIQTSEHSLHQKISMQAGKKSTGKTTSNLNQEPIPKDTLCSKKQLQNPSTQPAGSQQPPSAHPSSSSLPPTISLADLISLASSVATASSSTMDLPNWERMMKAPAQKTAEPSTAPTVERVTQPAEDKPGRKTLSDLLERPPEKPLEAEELQKAQKQEDKSFFHPYLDFSKPGPQRATIEGNMKLLQSSALSLPPKGDGKE from the coding sequence ATGAGCAGTGGACAGGGGGTATGGGAGGGAAACAGGACTGTGAATTGGTGCCAGGGAGGACCTTGGGGGCAGGTGTCTCCTCAGCTTTCAGTTGAAGCTTTTCACCTGGAGAACGAATGGCTAGAGCTGGAGCCCCCACATAACatggacctggacctgagctcaGAACTGCAGCTGGAGATGGACCTGGAGGCCGAGGCTGTGCCACAGTTGGAATCGTGTCTGACACCTGAGTTCAAGCCTGAGGCCTACCTGGAGGCTAACCTAGACACCAACAGCGAAGACTTTGAGCAACAGGGGTGCAGCATAGAGTCCCTTCACCCTTACACGGAGGACGAGGAGGGGCCAGCACAGTGGGATGCCACGCTGTGGAGTGTGAGGTCGACCTCCAGCTGCCTGAGTTCCCTAGAAGAGGAAGAGGTGTCCACTGCCCATCGCTCCATCCACCTGCAGACCTCCAAGCACCTCTTCTGGGCAGACAAGCTCATCCAGACCTCAGAACACAGCCTGCACCAGAAGATCAGCATGCAGGCTGGCAAGAAGAGCACAGGTAAGACGACCAGCAACCTGAACCAGGAGCCCATCCCCAAGGACACCCTGTGCTCCAAGAAGCAGCTCCAGAACCCCAGCACCCAGCCAGCAGGCTCCCAGCAGCCACCAAGTGCCCACCCGTCGTCCTCCAGTCTCCCACCAACTATCAGCCTGGCAGATTTGATCAGCTTAGCGTCTTCCGTGGCCACGGCCTCCTCCAGCACAATGGACTTGCCCAACTGGGAGCGTATGATGAAAGCTCCAGCCCAGAAGACCGCGGAGCCTTCTACAGCGCCCACGGTGGAGAGGGTCACCCAGCCTGCCGAGGACAAGCCAGGGCGGAAAACGCTCTCTGATTTGCTAGAGAGGCCACCAGAGAAACCACTGGAGGCCGAAGAGCTGCAGAAAGCCCAGAAGCAGGAAGACAAGAGCTTCTTTCACCCTTACCTTGACTTTAGCAAGCCAGGACCCCAGAGGGCCACTATTGAAGGGAACATGAAGTTGCTCCAGTCCTCAGCTTTGTCCCTTCCACCGAAAGGAGACGGGAAAGAGTAA
- the MAP3K14 gene encoding mitogen-activated protein kinase kinase kinase 14 isoform X2, producing MAVMEMACPGAPGSAVGQQKELAKAKEKTQAMGKKQSSINKLEAVEKSPVFCGKWEILNDVITKGTAKEGSEGGQAAISIIAQAECENSQEFSPTFSERIFIAGSKQYSQSESLDQIPNNVAHATEGKMARVCWKGKHRSKARKKRKKKSSKSLAQVGVALARPLPRTPEQESCTVPVQEDESPLGAPYVRNAPQFTKPLKEPDLGPLCFKKLGEGFRPALPRSELHKLISPLQCLNHVWKLHHPQDAGPLPQPAHPFPYSRLPHPFPFHPLQPWKPHPLESFFLGKLACVDSQQPLPGPPLGKLACIDSQKPLPGPPLEPSCPPRGTCEKFSVEEYLVHALQGSVSPGQAHSLTSLAKTWSVGGSRPQEPSPKTEDSEGVLLTEKLKPVDYEYREEVHWATRQPCLGRGSFGEVHRMEDKQTGFQCAVKKVRVDVFRAEELIACAGLTSPRIVPLYGAVKEGPWVNIFMELLEGGSLGQLIKQKGCLPEDRALYYLGQALEGLEYLHTRRILHGDVKADNVLLSNDGSRAALCDFGHAVRLRPDGLGKSLLTGDYIPGTETHMAPEVVMGKPCDAKVDVWSSCCMMLHMLNGCHPWTQYFRGPLCLKIASEPPPVREIPPSCTPLTAQALEEGLRKEPVHRASAVELEGKVSLALQHVGGLKSPWRGEYKEPRHPPPRPAHSHQTLSVQPSELSPGALGPQPADDTAGGAPKLQPPLPPDPPERNKYPSLNWGKEESGTWEPLPLSSLDPAPTKNPSSPERKATFPEQELQQLEIELFLNSLSQPFSLEEQEQILSCLSVDSLSLSDDSEKNPSKASQSSRDTLSSGVHSWSSQAEARSSSWNMVLARGRPTDTPSYFNGVKVQIQSLNGEHLHIREFHRVKVGDIATGISSQIPATAFSLVTKDGQPVHYDMEVPDSGIDLQCTLAPDGSFAWSWRVKHGQLENRP from the exons ATGGCAGTGATGGAAATGGCCTGCCCAGGTGCCCCTGGCTCGGCAGTCGGGCAGCAGAAGGAGCTCGCCAAAGCCAAAGAGAAGACACAGGCAATGGGGAAGAAGCAAAGCTCCATCAACAAGCTTGAGGCTGTGGAGAAGAGCCCCGTGTTCTGCGGGAAGTGGGAGATCCTGAACGACGTGATTACCAAAGGCACAGCCAAGGAAGGCTCCGAGGGAGGGCAGGCTGCCATCTCCATCATTGCCCAGGCCGAAT gtGAGAATAGCCAAGAGTTCAGCCCCACATTTTCAGAACGGATTTTCATCGCTGGGTCGAAACAGTACAG CCAGTCTGAGAGCCTGGATCAAATCCCTAACAATGTGGCCCACGCAACAGAGGGCAAAATGGCCCGGGTGTGTTGGAAGGGGAAGCATCGTAGCAAAGCCCGGAAGAAACGCAAGAAGAAGAGCTCGAAGTCCCTGGCTCAGGTGGGAGTGGCCTTGGCCAGACCCCTCCCCAGAACTCCTGAGCAGGAAAGCTGCACAGTCCCGGTTCAG GAGGATGAGTCCCCACTTGGTGCCCCGTATGTTAGAAATGCACCCCAGTTCACCAAGCCTCTGAAGGAGCCAGACCTTGGCCCACTCTGTTTTAAGAAACTCGGGGAGGGCTTCCGGCCTGCACTGCCTCGATCTGAACTCCACAAACTGATCAGCCCCTTGCAATGTCTAAACCATGTGTGGAAACTCCACCACCCCCAGGATGCCGGCCCCCTGCCCCAGCCCGCTCACCCCTTCCCCTACAGCAGGCTGCCCCATCCCTTCCCATTTCACCCTCTCCAGCCCTGGAAACCTCACCCCCTAGAGTCCTTCTTCCTGGGCAAACTGGCCTGTGTAGATAGCCAGCAGCCCCTGCCCGGCCCACCCCTGGGCAAATTGGCCTGTATAGACAGTCAGAAGCCCCTGCCTGGTCCACCTCTGGAGCCCAGCTGCCCACCTCGCGGCACGTGTGAGAAGTTTTCTGTGGAAGAGTACCTGGTACACGCTCTGCAAGGCAGCGTGAGCCCCGGCCAGGCCCACAGCCTGACGAGCCTGGCCAAGACCTGGTCGGTGGGGGGCTCCAGGCCCCAAGAGCCCAGCCCCAAAACTGAGGACAGCGAGGGGGTCCTGCTTACTGAG AAACTGAAGCCAGTGGATTATGAGTACCGAGAGGAGGTCCACTGGGCCACGCGGCAGCCCTGCCTGGGCAGGGGCTCCTTCGGAGAGGTGCACAGGATGGAGGACAAGCAGACTGGCTTCCAGTGTGCAGTCAAAAAG GTGCGAGTCGATGTGTTCCGGGCAGAGGAGTTGATAGCATGTGCAGGATTGACCTCGCCCAGAATCGTCCCCTTGTATGGAGCAGTGAAGGAAGGTCCTTGGGTCAACATCTTCATGGAACTGCTGGAAG GTGGCTCGCTGGGCCAGCTCATAAAGCAGAAGGGCTGTCTGCCGGAGGACCGAGCCCTTTACTATCTGGGCCAGGCCCTGGAAGGACTGGAATACCTCCATACCCGCAGGATTCTACACGGCGATGTCAAAG CTGACAATGTGCTTCTGTCCAATGACGGGAGCCGTGCAGCCCTCTGTGACTTTGGCCATGCTGTGCGCCTTCGACCTGATGGCCTAGGGAAGTCCTTGCTCACAG GGGACTACATCCCTGGCACAGAGACACACATGGCTCCAGAGGTGGTGATGGGTAAGCCCTGTGACGCCAAGGTGGACGTCTGGAGCAGCTGTTGCATGATGCTACACATGCTCAATGGCTGCCACCCTTGGACCCAGTACTTCCGAGGGCCACTCTGCCTCAAG ATTGCCAGCGAGCCTCCGCCTGTGAGGGAGATCCCCCCATCCTGCACCCCTCTCACAGCCCAGGCCTTAGAGGAGGGGCTGAGGAAAGAGCCTGTTCACCGAGCGTCCGCAGTGGAGCTGGAGGGGAAGGTCAGCCTGGCACTGCAGCACG TGGGAGGTCTGAAGAGCCCTTGGAGGGGAGAGTATAAAGAGCCAAGACATCCGCCGCCACGCCCAGCCCACTCTCATCAGACTCTGAGTGTCCAGCCAAGCGAGCTGTCACCAGGGGCCCTGGGACCCCAACCAGCTGACGACACAGCAGGCGGGGCGCCCAAGCTCCAGCCTCCTCTACCCCCAGACCCCCCAGAGCGGAACAAGTATCCAAGCTTGAACTGGGGCAAGGAGGAGTCTGGGACATGGGAACCCTTGCCTCTGTCCTCCCTGGACCCGGCCCCCACCAAAAACCCCAGCTCACCAGAGCGGAAGGCAACCTTTCCGGAGCAGGAACTGCAGCAACTGGAAATAG AACTATTTCTCAACAGCCTATCCCAGCCATTTTCTCTGGAGGAGCAGGAGCAAATTCTCTCGTGCCTCAGTGTCGACAGCCTCTCCCTGTCAGATGACAGTGAAAAG AACCCGTCCAAGGCCTCTCAGAGCTCGCGGGACACCCTGAGCTCCGGCGTGCACTCGTGGAGCAGCCAGGCCGAGGCTCGCAGCTCCAGCTGGAACATGGTGCTGGCCCGGGGACGGCCCACTGACACTCCGAGCTATTTCAATG GTGTGAAAGTCCAAATCCAGTCTCTCAATGGCGAACACCTGCACATCCGGGAGTTCCACCGGGTTAAGGTGGGAGACATCGCCACTGGCATCAGCAGCCAG ATCCCAGCCACAGCCTTCAGCTTGGTGACTAAGGACGGGCAACCTGTGCATTACGACATGGAGGTGCCAGACTCGGGCATCGATCTGCAGTGCACCCTGGCCCCAGATGGCAGCTTCGCCTGGAGCTGGAGGGTCAAGCATGGCCAGCTGGAGAACAGGCCCTAA